The sequence tgtggttctagaaagtaaaacgaccaATCGGATCATTACAGCTATggaatataattatttaaaagggtatttattttaaataaataaggtatcaacatTTGCTATAGGAAATAAAAATTCCTTGTTTTAATCGATTGACTTGATATGATCGATGCAAACATTGATAACAAACTTAACCTTGTGTTGTGCCTTGTCTTAGTGCAACTTGATGTGTCTATTGGATGGCAAAAGCAACTAATCCACTCTCCACCCAAAGGTCACTTCAAATTAAACATGACTGGTGCCTCAACTGGACGCACAAGTAAGGCGGGCCTAGTTAGGAATAATAATGAAGACTGCCACTAATGCAGAATTATTtagagaaatttaaaaatatccagatttacaagtggtaattgaaaaatagcaagtgaacaaaaatattgttcaaaattcaaaaaatataccagcataatatactggagttcgaattcTTTACAtttgaacttccagcataatatgctggaagttcatacacagatgaTCCACTCtgcagtatattatactggaactttttgtgtgttggagttccaatataatatgctggaagttcatacacatgcaGGGGTGGATCTATGTACATGGTTCGGGGTGGTACGCCACCCGTAAGCTTCGGcgaatatatatatgtgtgtgtgtgtgtgtgtgtgtgtgtgtgtatatgtgtaaaaaatagtatatatatttatagtgCCACCCACAGAACAAAAGTGCCTAAGGTGCCAGTGGCAAAGGTCCATCTTTTTTTTCTGCTGGTTGTGAGTTCAAATCCAGCACACAACacattttttatgttaaatattttacttttaaCTAATAAGATAAAGTAATAATAAAAAGCTTTATAAGTAAAATAAGATTTCTAGGAAGCTAAAAGCCTTCCTCACTTTCCCATTTCCCAAAATTATCTCCTAACTCCCCAACCTCGTCTCCAGCAAAAAATTAATCCCAATTCCTAACTTCCCAACCCCCACTTTGCTTGTCCAATTTCGGTTCTCACGCTTGCGGCTCACCTCTTCACTTCTTCTCTTTTGCTGTTTCAAAGCACGTTTGTTCACTGGTCACTGCTCTATGGCCACTATTATAAAGCTTCCTCACTTCCtcttgtttatttcttcatcctaTGTGGGCTGTGACTATTTTTTCTccattaaatatatatttttctgttttttttttgtatttaattGGATTTTGATATTCTTGCAAAACTTTATTGtcacttgtgatttatttgttatGTATTTCTTTGGttttgttgaaaatcctatgcCACTTAAATGGTTTCATTGTAGAAATTAATTTCGTGGCTAAAAGAGAAAGAACATCCCCAATATTTTTGAccaagaaaaattcaaaattaactcCATTTTAACAATAAAAAGTATTAGGAAAGTTGAATAATTTTCATTGGCTAAGCTTATTGATGGTATAAAGTAGTAGAAATTATTCTATATTCCATAGTGAGCTACATAGAAAGATTTCTCACTAGAATGAGCTTTATAGGAATTGAATTCAGATGGATAAATTTGTCACAAGGTTGGACCATTCTCAACCAAGTCCTAGTTGTCAATCCTTGAGCCAAGCGAATGCCAATGTTTCCCATCTTATAAATGAACTCGATTTGGGCTCGCTTAAAGGCGATCCAGGTACCTATCGCAGATTACCACCCTCGAATACGAGATGAAGTAAGGAAACGTTATATTCAACAAGGTCCTTGCTAACCTTTCAAGCATCAATTTCCCAAAACTCAAATAGGAGGAAGAATGCGTCAATTTGTTCCAAGTTGATTCAAGGTCCAATTTTGTAAATGGTTGGAGTATAGTGTGAAGAAAGATGCGGCATATTGCTTATGTTGTCATTTGTTCAAAAATGAATTTATTCATGGAAGTACGGGCAAATTTTATACAAAGAATGGCTTTAGGGCTTGGAATAAGGGCCTTGAAAGATTTCGTTTACATGTTGGTGATGTTAATAGTGTCCATGATAAATGTTTCAAGAAGATGCTAGACTTATCAAATCAACATCAATCAATTCAAGTTGTTTTTGATAAGCACCCCGCTAAGTTGAAAAGCGAGTATCGGATGCGTTTAGAAGCATCAATTGATGTGACAAGACTTTTATTGTTGTATGGATTGCCTTTTGGGGATCATGATGAAAGTGAAACTTCAACTAATCAAAGCCTCCTTCTAGGATTCTTACAATGGTATGGGGACAAGCATCCGGATGTGGAAAGGTCATATTAGAAAATGCTCCACAAAATGATACTTTGACTTGCCCTATGATCCAAAAGGATATTATTaatgtttgtgcaaaagaaaaaataaaggctATAATTGGAGACATAAATGGAGATTACTTTGGTATATTAGTTGATGAGTCTAAAGATATCTCACACACAGAACAGATGGCTCTTGTTTTGCGTTATGTTGATAAGAATGGTAAAGTAGTAGAGAAATTTGTTGGTCTTGTCCATGTTAGTGATACATCGGCATGCTCATTGAAGGAAGCAATCTACTCTTTGCTTTCAGAGCACTCACTAAGTCCATCATAAATACGTGGACAGGGTTATGATGGAGCTAGTAACATGAGGGGGGAGATAAGTGGTCTCAAGACTTTGATTATGAAAAATAGTTCATCAGCATGTTACATTCATTGCTTTGCGCATCAGTTGCAATTAACACTTGTAGCTATTGCTAAAAAGTATTTTGATGTTGAAGACATCTTTTGCCATGTTACTAACTTGTTGAATGTCATTGGAGGATCTTTTAAGCACAGAGATTTGCTTCGACATTTTCAAGCTGAAAAGTTGGAGCAATTACTTGAGTCCGGTGAAGTTCATATTGGGCGAGGACTAAATCAAGAACGCGGGCTTCAAAGACCAGGTGATACTCGTTGGGGATCACATTTGAAAATATTGGATAactttattgttattttctcaTCTATTGTTCGTGTGCTTGAAGTGATTAAATATGAAGGTTCTACCTCAAATGAGAGAAATCAAGCAAACTATCTTTTGAGTGAGATGACAACATTCAAATTTGTTTTTATGCTTCACTTGATGTTGAAAGTTTTGGCAATGTCAAATGAGTTGAAAAAG is a genomic window of Nicotiana tabacum cultivar K326 chromosome 16, ASM71507v2, whole genome shotgun sequence containing:
- the LOC107824361 gene encoding uncharacterized protein LOC107824361; this encodes MVWGQASGCGKVILENAPQNDTLTCPMIQKDIINVCAKEKIKAIIGDINGDYFGILVDESKDISHTEQMALVLRYVDKNGKVVEKFVGLVHGYDGASNMRGEISGLKTLIMKNSSSACYIHCFAHQLQLTLVAIAKKYFDVEDIFCHVTNLLNVIGGSFKHRDLLRHFQAEKLEQLLESGEVHIGRGLNQERGLQRPGDTRWGSHLKILDNFIVIFSSIVRVLEVIKYEGSTSNERNQANYLLSEMTTFKFVFMLHLMLKVLAMSNELKKILQKRDQDIMNVVEFLNITKKRLQDMRESGWKSLLDDVSSFCVMHDILIPKMDLQELNDHFDVVSSDLLLGMASLNPVKSFANFDKGRIMTLGNCYPNEFDEVQIRDLSYQLDTFIVLLTLILPVATATVERAFSSMKQIKNEERNSMGDQYLNDCLVCYIERDIFTNVSNDVIMDRFQNMKTRRAQL